agatgtcagatttcgatttttagagtaacatctctggtatttaaaaagaaaaaaggtttaatgacacaaaattgtagcgacgtcagttcttcaagtCAGAAATTGTtcattatgtttagaatggtttatcagtaaaatgaaaccttaaaattacttctatcggtcattattattataaatatgtaatcataattgaaaaaagttaagaaaATGTGCAgatctaacaaaacgaaatataatgttattctatgtcgtcgttacaaGGTTACGTTTTTGAATTtagttgaactgtcaaatgttgcctattaaaatggctctactatagtaacaatttagttaaaaaaattaacgtaattattatatttatgtttcatGTTTAAATTACTCTTGATAaactgataataaataattattattcttatacGTAAAATCAGCTCAATTTTcactacttatatttttatattacctatatctatTTGGTTAATTATTGACTATATTATTCTGTGACTAGAATTATTCTAGATTGAattctttacaaaaataaaatcaaaaaaattcataatattaaaaaaaaacttaacagCTTTTGCAGTGGATTgtcacttaaaataataaatagttttatgtctggtaaaaattgaaatgtacCTAAGTTGgcaaaaatattcaagaatttaattagttacatattttaaaagaacaagAAATTTTCCTCTGGTCAATTACCtaccttataaaataaaagtatttgacagttccaaattcaaaaattGTGATTGTAACCAATTCCACCACCAATCATTCCAATAAAAAAGTGATTGATAGTGATTCCTTAGCCAAACCTTTTTTTTTGCAGATTAAAATGGATTTATCAATTTGGAGGATTACTGACTCTTAAGTTTAACGATAGATTTTACGTCGACGAATAGTGATGTGCGATATATTTTACGTAGATGAATAGTGATGTGCGTAATTCGATTCGCCTACAATATCGATATCGCTATCACTGTGTTCTGAATCGGAGTCGGAGGTATGTGTTGTTGATATTCTGGAGTCTTCCTgtagaataatatttacatttagaaataaatataaatggtATAGAAAAGATTAGTGAAACTAAAGAGATGATAATTGATGATTAACTGAGATATCCTTTAGGTGCCTTTAGTCAGTCAAAATAAGTTAACTTACCTGTGTACATTTTATGCCAGTAGCTGATTTGGTTGTGAAATCTACAGCTGATGTGCCTGAGGAAAAAAAAGATGTATTCAGGATTTTACAATTTAGTATTTGAGATAACAAAGTCAGTTTGAACGTTACGGCCGCGGCGGCTAAAGGGGCTCTTTTTCTACGTCTTTATCTCtcaccgcgcggcacagctagtttattcTTATTcgtaatttataatagtgAAGGTTCTCCTTTACAATCATTTTTCTTAAttcgtcataatattatcattatgatTATACACCGTAATTTTTTTACCTCAAGACATATTTTCCAAGTTCCAACCATTACCTTACAACGCCCCTATTTAATCTCGTTGTAAACTTTTCAAACTAAATTAAGCTATAAGCTCATACGCCAAAGTTGAAATTCACTTAGCACAAATTCCGAGGCGCCCCGTTGCCATAGCAACGAAGACGTCAGCCATCTTGTCTTCGTAATTTAGTTATTGGAACGTCTTGAGTTGTGGCGGGAAAGCGACGattcgaaatttaattttcccGTCTTTGAGGTTTGCTTCTCTCAATTAAGAGCAGAACGATAATACAGACGAATTTGTGCTCTATTGTGATTGACATAAAATGGTTTTTAGTATAACGTTATTTAATTAGCGCTGTGTGCGTAAGATCGTTCAGTATTATCCGGCTAATGAAAATTAGCAATCAATTTGAACGACAACTGAGATGATGAAATGCTTCTTAATTTGATCGTATATTAACGAGTAAAATCATTGAggcataattaaaattttgtgattattctgttaataaatatattatgtaggtaaacgaaattaaataaatgttatttattaataagagtAGTCAAACGTGTAGGTAGTTTCttttaaactagctgcgctccacggtttcacccgcgtggctccgctcctgttggtcttagcgtgatgatataattatagcctataaggctataaccttcctcgatgatTGGggtatctaacaccgaaataatttttccaatcgGACCTTATAGTTCCTGAGTTTAACGcgctcaaacaaaaaaaactctttagctttataatattagtatagattacgaTAAGGCATTTTGCTACATTTTTCTTTACAGAAGTTTAATTTGGGCCTATATCAAATTGCAAAAACTTGATTCAATCTTTTAATCGAAAGAGAAAaggtacaataataataattagagtATTGTTGCCTTACTGTaggaaatattgtaatactgtggtattATTTTGTAGGTACACAATATTGTACATATCccttaaattatgtaactatAACATAAACTCTTTAGCATAAACTGCATAGATCGAACTACTAATTCTGCGAAATAATTGTTCTAAGATAGCAAATAATCTAGCTTCTAGAACTTAGTAGGTATTCTTGTAAGTTTCAAACTAAAACTATTTGGATAGACGAtacttcataaataatttgaaactgCAATCTTGCTTGAAACTAAATTCCTATACTAGTAAAACGACCCGGCGTTGTGCAGATATAATTTCGaactaactttccgcccgcggcttcgcccgcgtttttccgggataaaacctatcctatgtgttaatcgaagttaccctctatatgtgtgctaaatttcattgccATCTAttctgtagtatttgcgtgaaagagtaacaaacacacacatacacatcctcacaaacttacGCATTTATAAGTGGGATTATCATGAACTACAATTTTAGTTATCTTACTAGACTTTATATAAATTGGAGTTTGAAAATGATGAAAGAAAACGCATTTGAAGCAAGGATAATAAAGAATAGTTAACAaagtataagaaaaataatagtacgagagattttaatatttttatattaagtattttttattttaatattttttctgtacTTTGTACACATAGATCCAAttatgagtaggtacctatctcgTAGACGTTGATAcgaataaaagatttttaaaattaataaaaaatacgctTTGAATTGAGAACTTGCAAGGTAGCAGGGTTTACTTTTTACCTGTGCTAATCTTATAAACTACTAGATTTTCGCCCGCTGCAttacccgcgttttcaaagaataacccgcatagttcccgttcctgtgagTTTCCGGGATAAGAAGTGGGCTttgtcttattctgggtcttcagctacttACATAGTACCAAATTTCGTTGCTAATCTTATAAACTACTAGATtgtcgcccgcggcttcgcccgcgttttcaaagaataacccgcatagttcccgttcctgtgagTTTCCGGGATAAGAAGTGGGCTttgtcttattctgggtcttcagctacttACAAACCAAATTTCGTTGTACTTAATCGGTTCAGtcgtatttgcgtgaaagagcaaCAAACATTCATCCATTTGTCCATCCtcataaactttcgcatttataatacttagtAGTAGGACTGTAGGATTAGTAGCATTATCTTTTCGTCAAGGCTACCACAGCGAAAAGAGCTGtccaaatctatactaatattataaagctgtctagtttttgttgtttttatgatttattctGCTATTCTGGACGGAGACAAATCCAACGAATCTAAAaccatgaaaattggttcagcagaACTCGAGTTATAAGTGTTGGAACATACACGACTTTctgaagtgtttgtttgtttgtatgtgctaatctcaggaactactggtccgatttgaaaaattatttcggtgtttgatagcccattttgcgaggaagactataggctataactatatatatcacgctaaaaccaacaggagcggagctacgcgggtgaaaccgcgaagcgcagctagtgcTATATTTGGTCTATTTgcttaacaatttattacctTTCTGCTGCAGCTTTCTCATCTGTTTCTTATGCTTCATCCGTCTGTTCTGGAACCAGGTCTTCACCTGAGTTTCAGACAGGTTCAGCGCTCCGGCAAGTTCTACTCGTTCTGGTGTTGAGAGGTAGCGTTGGGATTCGAAGCGTTTTTCTAGACCTATGagaagttaattataatatttttctacaaggaaatatatataataacacCTTTTTTGtactacattcttgcaaatagatgtaattttaatttgaaaaaaatatgtcaagaattaggtacttattagaCAATTTCTACAAagtaataatagatatttaaaaatataacaataattaaataatacctaatattttttaccctACTTACCAGTCAACTGAGGGTCTGAAAACACAGTTCTAGCTTTCCTCCGCCGGCAGTGCTTCAACGCTGAGAGAGACAATTCCGACGGCGTAAATAAAGCGTGGTATGGTACAcctgtgtaataaatatttatgtaatttgtatatagtttgaaaagaaaagaagaagaaaagaaaaaatatttattgccaCATTAAGTTACACACACTTAAAAACTACTTacattacttaaaaaaattaagtagaGAATTTACATGGCAATCGGGTCAGACTCAGCCATGCTGTCGGGCTTTAACACCTGaacagcgctgattttcagtctgcccgtaagtttttatttccGAGGCTCACTAAgtctacattaaaatacaaataccaACCAAAAAACATTCTTTAcagttctaaaaataatttgcattgttattattaaaaattacatacgaataatatattaaaacagatttatagataattaagtacacattattatgattatattaaataaaataaacacatatcTATGTATATACTTCGTTActtatatatacttaaaacatataaatatatagaaggatataatattatattaaatacatttgtttcatttcatttcaatggcaagaataaaaaaaattgcgtgtcagaagtgaaacttctttggcaagattcaacgggaatcgaacccgcgACTTTCGCTTACCTTAGCGTTTATTGTTAACACTATTAAAAGTTACGTACCACATAAATGTTCGTGTgagccgagcacacgtgtcagaagtgaaacttctttggcaaaattcaaagataccaaatcgtcgccttacgtaatgacgtgacggtattgccatgacgcgaccttgaaatttcactctcaacgcgcctaaagaagtttcattttaaaaagatCACGAAGTTTCGAATCCGCAACTTTCACCTGAAGAACGAAAGCGTCTTTCTGTGAAAAACGCGGGTTGGAATTCcggttttttattatttatttctgtttttagtgctataatatgtaataatgattaatctacctacctacttttatatttatttatttatttatttatttatttatactctttattgtgctgccaaaatacatacaatacaaacaaaacttattctaaaagaaaaacagcacagaaggcggccttatcactcaagagtgatctcttccaggcaaccaactGATAGaaggataaataataaactagaaaTAGGAGGTAGGTTGGTAGAAAGTATAcgcaaagataaataaataataatgttatacatTGAATACTTctaaaacaaaactaataaCCTTTTCTCTTTCTTCAAAGTCACAACCTCAAACACCAATTTCAGTAAAAGCTCACTCCTGTCACACGCCAACAACAGCTCTGTGTCACTGTCCAACCATTAATTCTgtagataatattagataCTTGGGCATAACTCTGGATAAActtctaaattataaaactcatATTGGTCTCCTAACAACTAGGGTcagaaaacttatttatatttttaaaaatttgagaCACGTCACGAACACTGCCGTTCTACGTACCGTCTACTATGCCTTGTGCGAATCTATTGTCACATACTGTATTGTATGTTGGGGAGGTGCCGCAAAAACCATACTGAAGCCCCTCGAGGTGGCTCAAAGAGCAGTTATGAAAGTCTCCACGTTTAAACCTATGCAGTATTGTACAACCGACCTGTACAAAGATTGAGAGTTCTCACCGTTagacaacattttattttacagactATTATTTTACAACACCGATTAACACCTCTAGTTACAACCTCGTTTCGACGAAAGAACAAAATCTGCACTGTTCCTCAGCCTAATAGCATGTTCACCAAGAGGTTCTTTTACTTCCTCGGACCCTATttgtataacaaaattaatgatagTCTTAGCATCTATGCCTTACCGTAttctaaatgtaaattaaccGTACGCTTCTTTCTATTAGGAAAAACTTATGACGAGACAGAACAACTTCTTGAGATACTGGCTTAAGTGTAAACGTGACTGATCTTGCTTAGTGCTGATCGTgcttatatctataatataatatttcagacacacacacacacacacacacacacttacacaaacacacgcacacacatacacatacacacacacaaatatatatacattcaTAAGATACAGTTTCATTCGCCACACCCGCATTCTCTTATACACCTtaaattttacacatttttttttttctcttactcCCTATTGtaaccaattttaatttataataatgaagtaCTTGCTAAGAGgctttttgtgtatttatattagaggCAAGCTGTTTCTCCTAAACACAGGTTGCCCAGTAACCTAGCTAGGGAAACATTggcttgtataaataatt
This is a stretch of genomic DNA from Colias croceus chromosome 29, ilColCroc2.1. It encodes these proteins:
- the LOC123704470 gene encoding brain-specific homeobox protein homolog, whose product is MNQETRSDSPSDKRQENAKTSFLIEDILYRGQRTQFKQPDPRRFDYEREPKYYPTPSEIRPHVPREGYLQVAMGALGAYLHTPNTFKAVETPYFLSQGVPYHALFTPSELSLSALKHCRRRKARTVFSDPQLTGLEKRFESQRYLSTPERVELAGALNLSETQVKTWFQNRRMKHKKQMRKLQQKGTSAVDFTTKSATGIKCTQEDSRISTTHTSDSDSEHSDSDIDIVGESNYAHHYSST